The DNA region CCGCTGTTTTTCCACTACCTCAGTCTGCTGGTCCATACCCCGGAGCACCAGTTGCAAACCGATATCTATCTGCCGCTGAAATAAGCCGCCCTGCCTGCAGTGCGGTTGAAGCCACCGGCAGATCATCGGATAATGAGGCCCTTTCAGCCGCCTGCCATCCGCCGCATGTCCCGACCCGTCATCCCGCTCGTCAGCGCAGAAGCCATTGATGCCATCCTGCCGCAAACCCAGTGCCGCCAATGCACCTATCAAGGCTGCCGGCCCTACGCAGAAGCCATTGCCCGCGGCGAGGCCGACATCAACCGCTGCCCGCCCGGTGGCGAAGAAGGCATCCGCAGGTTATCGGCACTGACCGGCAAGCCTTATCTCGGCTTTGCACCGGATGCGCCCCAGCCCAGGCCGCGTGCCCTGGCGGTGATCGATGAAGAAAACTGTATCGGCTGTACCCTGTGCATTCAGGCCTGTCCGGTCGATGCGATTCTGGGGGCTGCCAAGCAGATGCATACCGTGATCGGGGACGAGTGCACCGGCTGTGAACTGTGTGTGGCACCCTGCCCGGTCGACGCCATCAGCATGGTGCCGCTGCAACCGCTGACCATGGGACTGAGCGCCGCCCAGTCGCAGCATGCGCGGCAACGCTACCTGCAAAGAGAGGCCCGGCAGGCACGCGACCGGGCCGAGAAGGCAGCCCGGCTGGCCGCCCGTCAGACCGCGCCGGCGACAAGCCCGGACGCCCCGGCAGCGCCCGTGGCGGCCAACACCCTCGACGAGCAGAAAAAGGCCGTGATTGCGGCCGCCATGCGTCGAGCGGCCGAACTGCAGGCGGCCCGCAAGGCCGGGGACAAATCATGAACAGCGCCAAACGTCTGGAGATCTTTCGCCGCTTCGCCGCCGAGACGGCCAAGCCGACCACCGAGCTGAATTACCGCAACCCGTTCGAATTGCTGATCGCGGTACTGCTGTCGGCCCAGGCGACCGACGTCAGTGTCAACAAGGCCACCGTCGGTCTGTTTGCCGCGGCCCCGACGCCCGAGGCCATGCTGGCGCTGGGCGAGGCCGGCGTCATCGAGCACATCCAGACCATCGGGCTGTTCCGCAGCAAGGCGCGCCATATCATGGCCACCTGCCACCTGCTGCTGGAGAAGCACGGCGGCCAGGTACCGGACCAGCGTGCCGCGCTGGAAGCCTTGCCCGGCGTGGGCCGCAAAACGGCCAATGTGGTGCTCAACACCGCGTTCGGCCAGCCAACCATCGCAGTCGACACGCATATCTTCCGCGTGGCCAATCGCACCGGCATCGCGCCGGGCAAGGATGTCCGCGCCGTCGAGGACGGCCTGATGCGCAAAGTGCCCAGAGAATACCGCCTGGATGCCCATCACTGGCTGATTCTGCACGGACGCTATGTCTGCAAGGCACGCAAACCCCTGTGCCAGCGCTGCCTGATCGCCGATCTCTGCGAATATTCTGCAAAAACGGTATGATAGCCCGCAGGCAGGTCTGTTTTCGGAACAATCCTGCTTGAAAACTGTCTTTCGGCCCCGAAATTCAGCCAATATAACAATCTGGTCATATCGACTCCATCAGCCTAAAGGATAGCCTTGTGACTGCCCGTGTTCGTCTGTTGTGCACCGCCGCCTTGACGCTGACTCTGCTGACTGGCTGTGATCAGGTGCGACAATGGTTCCACAAAGAACCGCCTGCGCCGACCGCCCCGGCGGTCATTCCGGCACAGCAGGACGGCAAGATCGGCATGCTGTTGCCAGACTTCACCCAGCTGGTCGAGCGCGCCGGACCGGCGGTGGTCAATATCCAGGCTGTGCGCAATGGCCCGGCCGGCGAGGAGGAAAGCACCGATGCCGGCGGGCAGGATGACCCCTTCTTCGACTTTTTCAAGCGCTTCATGCCCAACCCCTACGATCAGGGCAGTGAAGGCCAGGACCAGCAAGCGCCATCGGACAGCATCTCGTTTGGCTCGGGCTTTGTCATCAGCCAGGACGGCTACATCATGACCAATGCCCATGTGGTACAGGGTGGCAACCCGATCAAGGTGGTGATGACCGACAAGCGCGAATTCAAGGCCAAACTGGTGGGCCTGGACAAGCGCACCGATGTGGCCTTGCTCAAGATTGACGCCTCCTCGCTGCCAGTGGTCAAAGTGGGCGATCCGGACCAGCTCAAGCCGGGCGAATGGGTGGCGGCCATCGGCGCACCGTTCGGCTTCGAAAACTCGGTCACCGCCGGCATTGTCTCGGCCAAGGGCCGCAGCCTGCCGGATGAAACCTATGTCCCGTTCATTCAGACCGATGTGGCCATCAACCCGGGCAACTCCGGCGGCCCGCTGTTCAACCTGCGCGGCGAAGTCGTCGGCATCAACTCGCAGATTTACAGCCGTTCGGGCGGATTCATGGGGATCTCCTTTGCCATCCCGATCAATCTGGCGATGAATGTCGCCGATCAAATCAAGGTCAAGGGCAAGGTCAGCCGTGGTCAGCTGGGGGTCAGCATTCAGGAAATGACGCAGGAGCTGGCGCAGTCTTTTGGGCTGTCAC from Paludibacterium sp. B53371 includes:
- the rsxB gene encoding electron transport complex subunit RsxB, which codes for MSRPVIPLVSAEAIDAILPQTQCRQCTYQGCRPYAEAIARGEADINRCPPGGEEGIRRLSALTGKPYLGFAPDAPQPRPRALAVIDEENCIGCTLCIQACPVDAILGAAKQMHTVIGDECTGCELCVAPCPVDAISMVPLQPLTMGLSAAQSQHARQRYLQREARQARDRAEKAARLAARQTAPATSPDAPAAPVAANTLDEQKKAVIAAAMRRAAELQAARKAGDKS
- the nth gene encoding endonuclease III: MNSAKRLEIFRRFAAETAKPTTELNYRNPFELLIAVLLSAQATDVSVNKATVGLFAAAPTPEAMLALGEAGVIEHIQTIGLFRSKARHIMATCHLLLEKHGGQVPDQRAALEALPGVGRKTANVVLNTAFGQPTIAVDTHIFRVANRTGIAPGKDVRAVEDGLMRKVPREYRLDAHHWLILHGRYVCKARKPLCQRCLIADLCEYSAKTV
- a CDS encoding DegQ family serine endoprotease produces the protein MTARVRLLCTAALTLTLLTGCDQVRQWFHKEPPAPTAPAVIPAQQDGKIGMLLPDFTQLVERAGPAVVNIQAVRNGPAGEEESTDAGGQDDPFFDFFKRFMPNPYDQGSEGQDQQAPSDSISFGSGFVISQDGYIMTNAHVVQGGNPIKVVMTDKREFKAKLVGLDKRTDVALLKIDASSLPVVKVGDPDQLKPGEWVAAIGAPFGFENSVTAGIVSAKGRSLPDETYVPFIQTDVAINPGNSGGPLFNLRGEVVGINSQIYSRSGGFMGISFAIPINLAMNVADQIKVKGKVSRGQLGVSIQEMTQELAQSFGLSQPRGALVVRVEPQSPAARAGVHPGDVILQLDDKTITSSKDLPQVVGSMKPGSKVKLRIWRKGSEVQLFATLGELSNDTAAQPATEPNQPQSYQFGKLGLVVSEIPPAQLAQIGLRGGLLVEKVKGLAARSGLMGGDVIIGVNQTEVTTIKGFEQALSSAHGNIALLVRRMSDTLYVPLKLN